The Terriglobia bacterium genome has a segment encoding these proteins:
- a CDS encoding sigma-54 dependent transcriptional regulator yields MLIADDQPDVVEALLMLLKSEGYHTETAASPAAILQALEARDFDVLLMDLNYTRDTTSGLEGLDLLSRIQILDGGLPIVVMTAWGSVELAVEAMRRGARDFIQKPWDNSRLLTILRTQVELGQALRKGQRLEAENRLLRSESRPKLIAGSQIMKPILELITRVGPSDANVLITGEHGTGKEVVAQALYAVSRRSTKPMVTINAGGLSEGVFESELFGHVRGAFTDAKADRVGRFELAEGGTLFLDEIANVPLNLQAKLLRVLELGEYERVGSSKTRKADVRILSATNTDLSEEVRAGRFRQDLLYRLNTIEIHLPPLRDRGPDILLLAEHFLRQHAARYRKALTGFDNPAREMIRTHSWPGNVRELDHVVERGVLMAEGEIVKSQHLWLNTEHQSGTRIEDMSLEDVECFLIRKALARFEGNVSRAAEALGLSRSALYRRLQRYGI; encoded by the coding sequence ATGTTGATTGCCGACGATCAGCCCGATGTGGTTGAAGCACTCCTCATGCTGCTCAAGAGTGAGGGCTACCACACGGAGACCGCTGCTTCGCCCGCCGCGATACTGCAGGCGCTCGAGGCGCGCGATTTCGACGTCCTGCTCATGGACCTGAACTATACCCGCGACACCACCTCCGGGCTCGAAGGTCTCGACCTCCTGTCGCGCATTCAGATTCTCGATGGAGGGCTCCCCATAGTAGTCATGACGGCCTGGGGCAGCGTTGAGCTGGCAGTGGAGGCGATGCGGCGCGGAGCGCGGGATTTCATCCAGAAACCCTGGGACAACTCGCGCCTCCTCACAATTCTGCGCACTCAAGTCGAGCTCGGGCAAGCGCTCCGAAAAGGCCAGCGTCTGGAGGCCGAGAACCGGCTGCTGCGAAGCGAGTCGCGCCCGAAGCTCATTGCCGGTTCTCAGATCATGAAACCGATTCTCGAGCTCATCACCCGGGTGGGGCCATCGGATGCCAACGTACTCATCACCGGCGAACATGGCACCGGCAAAGAAGTAGTGGCTCAGGCTCTGTACGCTGTTTCGCGGCGCTCCACCAAACCCATGGTCACCATCAACGCCGGTGGGCTCTCGGAGGGCGTTTTTGAGAGCGAGTTGTTCGGGCATGTGCGCGGCGCTTTCACTGATGCCAAGGCCGATCGCGTGGGCAGGTTCGAGCTCGCCGAGGGCGGCACTCTGTTCCTCGACGAGATCGCAAACGTGCCTCTCAACCTCCAGGCCAAGTTGCTGCGGGTTCTTGAACTTGGGGAGTATGAGAGAGTGGGATCCTCCAAGACACGGAAGGCGGACGTCAGAATCCTGAGTGCCACCAACACTGATTTGAGCGAGGAGGTTCGCGCCGGTCGCTTCCGGCAGGATCTGCTCTATCGCCTCAATACCATCGAGATCCATCTCCCTCCCCTGAGGGATCGAGGCCCCGACATCCTGCTCCTGGCAGAGCATTTCCTCCGTCAGCATGCTGCCCGGTATCGGAAGGCCCTGACCGGTTTCGACAACCCGGCTCGGGAGATGATCCGAACCCATAGCTGGCCGGGCAACGTGCGCGAACTGGACCATGTTGTGGAGCGGGGCGTGCTCATGGCGGAAGGGGAGATCGTGAAATCCCAACACCTCTGGCTCAATACTGAACACCAGAGCGGCACACGGATAGAGGACATGAGCCTGGAGGACGTCGAGTGCTTCTTGATCCGAAAAGCTCTGGCACGCTTCGAAGGAAATGTAAGCCGCGCAGCGGAGGCCTTGGGATTGAGCCGCAGCGCGCTCTATCGCCGGCTGCAGCGTTACGGGATCTAG
- a CDS encoding PAS domain-containing sensor histidine kinase translates to MLRRRGIQLSHDSQIVILALVAGFPAALAAMLLLWLGDHTPKVDWTLTVVILGSWLGFSFALRSRVVRPLQTISNLLAALREGDFSIRARGYDRADTLGDVMAEINALGATLQEQRLGAVEATALLGKVVEEIDVALFAFDGDRILRLVNRAGERLLAQPSDRLVGQGAAELGLADCLDAEDSRLLEVSFPGGSGRWELRRTTFRQDGLPHQLLVLSDLTRALREEERQVWKRLIRVLGHELNNSLAPIRSIAASLDRLLSRDPRPDDWKEDMHRGLAIIGNRGEALSRFMDGYSRLSHLPSPQRRPLEVRTWVRRVASLETRLAVSVLEGPDIVIQADGDQLDQLLINLLRNGVDAALVTGGGVSVGWTTTAAQLEVWVEDEGPGLPNTGNLFVPFFTTKPHGSGIGLVLSRQIAEAHGGALSLANRSSGQGCKALLRLPREQA, encoded by the coding sequence ATGCTCCGGCGCCGGGGAATACAATTGAGTCACGACTCCCAAATCGTGATCCTGGCACTGGTGGCCGGCTTTCCTGCTGCGCTGGCGGCCATGTTGCTGCTCTGGCTGGGTGACCATACCCCGAAGGTCGATTGGACCCTCACCGTCGTTATCCTGGGATCCTGGCTCGGATTCTCCTTTGCCCTGCGCAGCCGGGTCGTTCGTCCGCTGCAGACAATCTCCAATCTGCTGGCAGCTCTGAGGGAAGGAGATTTCTCGATCCGCGCCCGTGGATACGATCGCGCCGACACTCTCGGTGACGTGATGGCCGAGATCAACGCGCTCGGCGCCACTCTCCAGGAGCAGCGCCTCGGCGCCGTCGAGGCCACCGCCCTTCTGGGAAAGGTCGTGGAGGAAATCGATGTAGCCCTGTTCGCTTTCGACGGCGACCGGATCCTGAGGCTGGTCAATCGTGCCGGCGAGCGGCTTCTCGCACAGCCATCGGACCGCCTGGTCGGACAGGGCGCCGCGGAGCTGGGGCTGGCGGATTGCCTGGACGCCGAGGACTCGAGGCTGCTCGAGGTTTCCTTCCCTGGAGGCAGCGGGCGCTGGGAGTTACGGCGCACCACTTTCCGACAGGATGGGCTGCCACACCAGCTGCTGGTCCTGTCGGACTTGACCCGTGCCCTGCGTGAAGAGGAACGGCAGGTTTGGAAACGACTCATCCGGGTTCTTGGTCACGAACTCAACAACTCGCTCGCGCCCATCCGTTCCATCGCGGCCAGCCTCGACCGACTGCTGTCACGCGATCCTCGCCCCGATGACTGGAAGGAGGACATGCACCGGGGATTGGCCATCATCGGCAACCGCGGCGAAGCTCTCAGCCGGTTCATGGACGGCTATTCGCGGCTGTCCCACCTGCCGTCGCCTCAACGACGGCCGCTGGAAGTGCGCACCTGGGTCCGGCGCGTGGCCAGTCTGGAAACCAGGCTGGCAGTGTCGGTCCTTGAGGGTCCGGATATTGTCATTCAAGCCGACGGAGATCAACTGGATCAGCTCCTCATCAACCTCCTGCGCAATGGCGTGGACGCAGCGCTGGTCACCGGCGGCGGCGTAAGTGTCGGGTGGACCACGACGGCGGCTCAACTCGAAGTCTGGGTGGAGGACGAAGGGCCCGGTCTCCCGAATACGGGAAATCTGTTCGTACCCTTCTTCACCACCAAACCGCACGGCTCGGGAATAGGCCTGGTTCTGAGTCGCCAGATCGCAGAGGCCCACGGCGGGGCGCTCAGCCTCGCGAACCGCAGTTCCGGGCAGGGGTGCAAGGCACTCCTCCGCCTCCCCCGCGAGCAGGCTTGA
- a CDS encoding glycosyltransferase family 9 protein: MKILILHPGALGDVILSLPTLQVLRERFQHARITLAANIDFAGAVATGYADQIISLSALPLHRLHGSESIPLEDVMLWRSYDRIISWTGSGAEGFTKQFAQLHPCVLVASWRPAAGEEAHVASLFMDSLRPWFSPPREIVPPGIRLEATARVQGEEWLREQGWQGRKPVLALHPGAGSAAKRWPLQRFQGLAQWLGTLGDPLVVEGPAETGIGRELAGACNPGTYLASSLPLPLLAGVLSHCRLYVGNDSGIAHLAAGLQTACVVLFGPTSSGNWAPIGKQVVVVRNTRGCIACEEEPGAAHTCMGNIPLETVQERVFRVLQSRV; this comes from the coding sequence GTGAAGATACTGATCCTGCATCCTGGAGCGCTGGGGGACGTCATACTCTCGCTTCCCACGCTCCAAGTGCTGCGCGAACGGTTCCAGCACGCACGCATCACCCTCGCAGCCAACATCGACTTTGCCGGCGCGGTGGCAACCGGCTATGCCGACCAGATCATATCCCTGTCCGCGCTTCCCCTGCACCGGCTCCACGGCTCCGAAAGCATACCGCTCGAAGACGTGATGCTCTGGCGTTCCTACGACCGGATCATTTCCTGGACCGGGTCAGGCGCGGAAGGATTTACGAAACAGTTTGCGCAGCTGCATCCCTGCGTTCTCGTGGCATCCTGGAGGCCGGCCGCCGGTGAGGAGGCGCATGTCGCGAGCCTGTTCATGGATTCGTTGCGTCCATGGTTCTCTCCACCGCGGGAGATCGTCCCGCCGGGAATCAGGCTCGAGGCGACGGCTCGAGTGCAGGGAGAGGAATGGCTGCGGGAACAGGGTTGGCAGGGAAGGAAACCTGTTTTGGCACTGCACCCGGGCGCCGGAAGTGCCGCGAAGCGCTGGCCGCTGCAGAGGTTTCAGGGACTGGCGCAGTGGCTGGGCACGCTGGGAGACCCACTGGTCGTAGAAGGCCCCGCCGAGACTGGGATTGGCCGTGAACTGGCCGGCGCGTGCAATCCGGGCACGTATCTGGCATCCAGTCTCCCTTTGCCCTTACTGGCCGGGGTGCTGTCGCACTGCCGCCTCTATGTCGGCAACGACTCAGGGATCGCGCACCTGGCTGCTGGTTTGCAGACCGCGTGTGTGGTTCTCTTCGGTCCCACTTCGTCTGGAAACTGGGCCCCGATCGGGAAGCAGGTGGTCGTCGTGCGGAACACGCGCGGTTGTATCGCCTGCGAGGAAGAACCTGGGGCCGCCCACACATGTATGGGCAACATCCCACTCGAGACGGTTCAAGAACGGGTATTTCGAGTTCTGCAATCACGAGTTTGA